The Lysobacter sp. HDW10 genome window below encodes:
- a CDS encoding ribonuclease H-like domain-containing protein — protein sequence MTVSLERLRALRQQSGTPPSAGTPSRSDSRTQIDALRKLIRLKETAQPKRAPAQTRVIPGIEISEGLWLEESVHDLGLIWPDALCCKFDRREVPIQTRDLLFFDTETTGLSGGTGTRAFMIGAADIQGALLRVRQLTMSTLQAEVAMLQTFQSWLSPSTVLASYNGKSYDAPLLRTRYRLMRLAEPLTGLDHVDLLYPSRRQWKGQFENCRLATIERHVLRVVREDDLPGSEAPAAWLHYLRGGSATLLRRVLAHNHQDVVSLARLFIRLSEMGAVDRVR from the coding sequence ATGACCGTTTCACTCGAACGCTTACGCGCTTTGCGTCAGCAGTCTGGCACGCCGCCGTCTGCAGGAACGCCGTCACGGTCGGATTCGCGCACGCAGATTGATGCACTCCGCAAATTAATTCGCCTGAAAGAAACGGCGCAGCCCAAACGGGCACCGGCGCAAACGCGGGTGATACCTGGCATTGAAATATCGGAAGGCCTTTGGTTGGAAGAGTCGGTGCATGACTTGGGTTTGATTTGGCCAGATGCGCTGTGCTGCAAGTTTGATCGCCGTGAGGTGCCCATTCAAACGCGTGACCTTTTGTTCTTTGATACGGAGACCACCGGATTGTCTGGCGGGACCGGCACACGGGCGTTCATGATTGGCGCGGCGGATATCCAGGGTGCGCTGCTACGCGTTCGACAATTGACGATGAGCACGCTGCAGGCCGAAGTGGCCATGCTGCAAACCTTTCAAAGCTGGCTCTCTCCAAGCACCGTGTTGGCAAGTTATAACGGCAAGTCCTATGACGCACCGCTATTGCGTACGCGGTATCGCTTGATGCGCTTAGCGGAACCACTCACCGGACTTGATCATGTCGACCTGCTCTACCCGTCACGCAGACAATGGAAAGGTCAGTTCGAAAATTGCCGTTTGGCGACGATCGAGCGTCATGTGTTGCGCGTCGTGCGTGAAGATGACTTGCCAGGAAGTGAAGCGCCTGCCGCATGGCTGCACTATCTGCGCGGTGGCAGTGCAACGCTTTTGCGCCGGGTTCTGGCACACAACCATCAGGACGTAGTCAGTTTGGCGCGTCTATTCATACGTTTAAGTGAAATGGGCGCAGTCGACCGCGTGAGATGA